From one Enterococcus sp. DIV2402 genomic stretch:
- a CDS encoding SDR family NAD(P)-dependent oxidoreductase, giving the protein MKTILITGASSGIGQAVVERFASQDVCLLLVGRNQEKLQHLAQKLPGKNQLIPLDLTDLAAVQKIPARYKIDYLINCAGVGEVGDFQELSLAQELAEIETNFLAPMILSKGYAQQFVQQKSGTIVNVCSTAAFYVHPFLTSYGASKAALWHFSLGLSEELRAYPHVQVLTVCPGPTKTAFFQGKMQIAFQKNNFQMAPEKVAEVIEKVLTKNKNHQIIGYRNWWMTQLIRCLPIKLRLKIVGNYIKQGRM; this is encoded by the coding sequence GTGAAAACGATTTTGATAACAGGTGCCTCTTCGGGAATTGGTCAAGCAGTAGTGGAACGATTCGCATCTCAAGATGTTTGTTTATTATTAGTTGGACGAAATCAAGAAAAACTACAGCATCTAGCACAAAAATTACCAGGTAAAAATCAACTTATTCCACTAGACTTGACGGATTTAGCAGCAGTTCAAAAAATTCCAGCACGTTATAAAATTGATTATTTAATTAATTGTGCTGGCGTGGGTGAAGTTGGTGACTTTCAAGAATTATCTTTGGCACAAGAATTAGCTGAAATTGAAACGAATTTTTTAGCGCCGATGATTCTTTCAAAAGGTTATGCCCAGCAATTTGTTCAACAAAAAAGTGGTACAATTGTAAATGTCTGTTCTACAGCAGCTTTTTATGTTCATCCATTTTTAACAAGTTACGGAGCTAGTAAAGCTGCTTTGTGGCATTTTTCTTTGGGGTTATCTGAAGAATTACGGGCGTATCCTCATGTCCAAGTTCTAACGGTTTGTCCTGGACCAACTAAAACAGCCTTTTTTCAAGGGAAAATGCAAATAGCATTCCAAAAGAATAACTTTCAAATGGCACCAGAAAAAGTGGCAGAGGTTATTGAAAAAGTGTTAACAAAAAATAAAAACCATCAAATTATTGGCTATCGCAATTGGTGGATGACGCAGCTGATACGTTGTTTGCCGATAAAATTGCGTTTGAAAATAGTTGGAAATTATATCAAACAGGGGCGGATGTGA
- a CDS encoding glycosyltransferase — MYLFYGLSISFVFFFCLRWLLAKRYTKPRNDGAIDEREYTVLQPILSGDPRLAEDLRGNLEQTTEMLFMWLVDKSDVVAQEVTQNILQEPDYAKRVTIVLLEDVPQEVNPKVYKLKQVMNEITTPYFMVLDDDSVFNRVRLNEMSHYEKVTEDFIVTGIPYNFGQTGLWSKLVAAFVNSNSLLTYFPMAEVKANQTINGMFYISRTELFQRLAVFEKIQYELCDDLAVAAFLAKNNVRIIQSQIPCNVRNTVLQPKKYVLLMKRWLLFASIYIKTFPSVALFFLIIVPSFLPGLLLLISIFLGWQYIVGTLGLFSLKAILLRTYRNQFFEGKESLSVIGYEVLNDIFLPFLFIYTLVTPPIIQWRNKKIKVTDGKIRYV, encoded by the coding sequence ATGTATCTTTTTTATGGGTTAAGTATTAGCTTTGTCTTCTTTTTTTGCTTACGTTGGTTATTAGCAAAACGTTATACGAAGCCAAGGAATGATGGAGCGATTGATGAACGCGAGTACACTGTCTTACAACCGATTTTATCAGGGGATCCTCGTTTAGCCGAAGATTTGCGGGGGAATTTGGAACAAACGACAGAAATGCTGTTTATGTGGTTAGTCGATAAAAGCGATGTCGTTGCTCAAGAAGTGACACAAAACATTCTGCAAGAACCAGACTATGCCAAACGTGTCACGATTGTTTTGCTAGAAGATGTGCCACAAGAAGTCAATCCGAAAGTTTATAAGCTTAAGCAAGTGATGAATGAGATTACGACGCCATATTTTATGGTGTTGGATGACGATTCGGTGTTTAATCGTGTACGTCTAAATGAAATGAGTCATTATGAAAAAGTCACAGAAGATTTTATTGTGACAGGCATTCCCTATAATTTCGGACAGACTGGGTTATGGTCTAAACTAGTGGCTGCCTTTGTTAATAGTAATTCGCTGTTAACGTATTTCCCGATGGCAGAGGTCAAGGCGAATCAAACAATTAATGGGATGTTTTATATTAGTCGAACGGAACTTTTTCAGCGGTTAGCTGTCTTTGAAAAAATTCAATATGAGTTATGTGATGATTTGGCTGTAGCTGCTTTTTTAGCAAAAAATAACGTGCGCATTATTCAAAGCCAAATACCATGCAACGTGCGCAATACAGTGTTGCAACCGAAAAAATATGTCTTATTGATGAAGCGTTGGCTGCTGTTTGCATCAATTTATATCAAAACGTTTCCGTCAGTGGCGTTGTTTTTCTTAATCATTGTCCCTTCTTTTTTACCTGGGCTGTTGTTGCTGATAAGCATATTTCTAGGCTGGCAATATATCGTGGGAACGTTGGGATTATTTAGTTTAAAAGCAATCTTACTACGAACCTATCGAAATCAGTTTTTTGAAGGAAAGGAATCTCTATCTGTTATCGGCTATGAAGTGTTAAATGACATTTTTTTACCCTTTCTCTTCATATATACGTTAGTCACGCCTCCGATTATTCAGTGGCGCAATAAAAAAATTAAAGTCACGGATGGGAAAATTCGTTATGTTTAA
- a CDS encoding MetQ/NlpA family ABC transporter substrate-binding protein, which yields MKKMYIGALSLLAVVTLAACGSNGETESSSSSVDKTDKVIKVASQAPPMTDVVKVAAEVAKEDGWEIELVQVNDNVAYNDMVSSEEADASFAQHKPFMEKYNSEKGTNLVAIQPIYDAKVGFYSKDYKTIDEIPAGTKVAIPNDASNEGRALAILEEQGLIKLKDGVGVNGTIKDVEENPKNFEWLQVDLLNLAEAYSEPNVSLVYNYPTYIAKIGLKPADALFLEKNIDQRFTIQLVAREDNQDSEKIQALKKAMTSDEVRSFLEDDHSDTLVPAF from the coding sequence ATGAAGAAAATGTACATCGGAGCTTTATCATTATTAGCGGTAGTTACTTTAGCTGCTTGTGGATCAAACGGGGAAACTGAAAGCAGCAGTAGTAGTGTAGATAAAACAGATAAAGTGATTAAAGTTGCGTCTCAAGCTCCTCCAATGACAGATGTTGTCAAAGTTGCAGCTGAAGTTGCAAAAGAAGATGGTTGGGAAATTGAACTAGTTCAAGTAAACGATAATGTTGCTTACAATGATATGGTTAGCAGCGAAGAAGCAGATGCTAGTTTTGCACAACACAAACCATTTATGGAAAAATATAACAGTGAAAAAGGCACTAATTTAGTTGCGATTCAACCAATTTATGATGCAAAAGTTGGTTTTTATTCTAAAGATTACAAAACAATTGATGAAATTCCTGCTGGCACAAAAGTTGCTATTCCGAATGATGCGTCAAATGAAGGTCGTGCGTTAGCGATTTTAGAAGAACAAGGCTTAATCAAATTAAAAGATGGCGTTGGTGTGAATGGAACAATCAAAGATGTGGAAGAAAATCCTAAAAACTTTGAATGGTTACAAGTAGATTTATTGAATCTAGCAGAAGCATACAGTGAACCAAATGTTTCATTAGTGTATAACTACCCAACATACATTGCAAAAATTGGTTTGAAACCAGCGGATGCCTTGTTCTTAGAAAAAAATATCGATCAACGTTTTACCATTCAATTAGTTGCTCGTGAAGACAATCAAGATTCAGAAAAAATTCAAGCATTGAAAAAAGCGATGACTAGTGATGAAGTACGTTCATTCTTAGAAGATGATCATAGCGATACATTAGTTCCTGCATTTTAA
- a CDS encoding ATP-binding cassette domain-containing protein produces MYRLEQVSKRYQDTTALQDISFSVGQGEIIGVVGKSGSGKSTLLRLLNLLETPSQGKLFLADKDVSKLSKKAIQQQKQKIGMVFQQYNLLNNLTVKENVALPLKLIGKKDEAKVVELLSFVGISHKADSYPVQLSGGEKQRVALARALTRNPDVLLCDEATSSLDEENTDDVIRLLQRIHEEFPVTIFFVSHELDTVKKLCERVLVMEDSHLLGIVDNQPTQLGKNDTPYLEKVKRRLAQ; encoded by the coding sequence ATGTATAGACTAGAGCAGGTATCAAAACGTTATCAAGATACGACAGCCTTACAAGATATTTCATTTTCAGTTGGACAAGGTGAAATTATCGGAGTTGTTGGCAAAAGTGGTTCGGGGAAATCAACATTACTTCGTTTATTAAATTTATTAGAAACACCAAGCCAAGGTAAATTATTTTTGGCAGATAAAGACGTTAGTAAACTTTCTAAAAAAGCCATTCAGCAACAAAAACAAAAAATTGGCATGGTTTTTCAACAATATAATTTATTGAATAATTTAACGGTTAAAGAAAACGTTGCGTTGCCCTTGAAATTAATCGGCAAAAAAGATGAGGCCAAAGTCGTTGAGTTATTGAGTTTTGTGGGGATTAGTCATAAAGCAGACAGCTATCCGGTACAGCTTTCTGGAGGCGAGAAACAACGCGTAGCATTAGCGCGAGCCTTAACGCGCAATCCAGATGTTTTATTGTGTGATGAAGCAACCAGTTCATTAGATGAGGAAAACACCGATGATGTAATTCGCTTGTTACAACGTATCCATGAAGAATTTCCAGTAACGATTTTCTTTGTTAGTCATGAATTGGATACGGTTAAGAAATTATGTGAACGCGTGTTGGTAATGGAAGACAGTCATCTCTTAGGAATTGTGGATAATCAACCAACACAATTAGGTAAAAACGATACTCCTTACTTAGAAAAAGTAAAAAGGAGGCTCGCGCAATGA
- a CDS encoding glycosyltransferase — translation MTLSKIKVDLVAVPFSGHLYPLLELARPLLDDDSYEIRVFTGANKVAIAEKLGFTVIPLFPEDPSKMERIANTDKQISSYGMYQQLKQNLELIPEVMTFLKKAFQVHQTDIVVADFVAVPAGIVCNQLNIPWITTIPTPFAIESQRTTPSYLGGWYPANTKLGMVRDWVGRKAVRSFKRLVVWLLRKQLKPYDFHLYHQGEETIYSPYSILGLGMKELEFREDFPVQFKWAGPCCSSLEEKSLSFESKMYVLVTNGTHLLWGKDHLTNLICELAVKYPQFHFLISAGDDREEHVQQLCENVSVYSYLPYEEVLPHVQYVVHHGGAGILYNCIKYQRPALILPHDYDQFDYAVRAELAGIAEVANRKNKRQIHERFQRLVTREWSALAQISQQWQNYHPSQCLKDEIQRLKEGEQK, via the coding sequence ATGACATTATCCAAAATTAAAGTTGATTTAGTGGCAGTTCCGTTTAGCGGTCATCTTTATCCGCTATTAGAGCTTGCGCGCCCTTTATTAGATGATGATAGCTATGAAATTCGCGTATTTACTGGTGCGAATAAAGTAGCAATAGCAGAAAAATTAGGCTTTACGGTAATTCCTTTGTTTCCCGAGGATCCTTCTAAAATGGAACGAATCGCTAATACGGACAAACAAATTAGTTCCTACGGCATGTATCAACAATTAAAGCAAAACCTTGAACTGATTCCTGAAGTAATGACTTTTTTAAAGAAAGCTTTTCAAGTACATCAAACGGATATTGTGGTGGCTGATTTTGTGGCAGTACCTGCGGGCATTGTCTGTAATCAATTAAATATTCCTTGGATTACGACGATTCCAACGCCTTTTGCTATTGAGAGTCAGCGTACGACACCTAGTTATCTAGGTGGTTGGTATCCAGCTAACACAAAGCTGGGAATGGTTCGTGATTGGGTTGGTCGAAAGGCGGTTCGTTCATTTAAACGACTAGTCGTGTGGTTATTAAGAAAGCAGTTAAAACCTTATGATTTTCATTTGTATCACCAAGGCGAAGAAACGATTTATTCTCCGTATTCGATTTTAGGTTTGGGAATGAAAGAATTAGAGTTTCGTGAGGATTTTCCGGTGCAATTTAAGTGGGCAGGACCATGTTGTTCTTCACTTGAAGAGAAGAGTCTTTCTTTTGAATCAAAAATGTATGTGTTAGTAACCAATGGCACGCATTTGTTATGGGGGAAGGACCATTTAACAAACTTGATTTGTGAACTTGCCGTCAAGTATCCACAGTTTCATTTTCTGATTTCCGCCGGTGATGATCGCGAAGAACACGTACAACAATTATGTGAGAATGTTTCCGTCTATAGTTATTTACCTTACGAAGAAGTCCTGCCTCATGTCCAATACGTGGTTCATCATGGCGGTGCCGGAATTTTATATAACTGCATCAAATATCAGCGTCCAGCCTTAATATTGCCTCATGACTATGATCAATTTGATTATGCTGTACGTGCAGAACTTGCGGGTATTGCAGAGGTTGCTAATCGGAAAAATAAGCGACAAATTCATGAGCGATTCCAACGTTTAGTGACGCGCGAATGGTCGGCATTAGCGCAAATTAGTCAACAATGGCAGAACTACCATCCAAGTCAATGTTTGAAGGATGAAATTCAACGCCTAAAAGAAGGTGAGCAAAAATGA
- a CDS encoding methionine ABC transporter permease yields MTLIENIQYYLPEFILSLKQTGTMMGISMSSCLLFGLPLGVALFLSNPNIKGSQPASYWVLNFLITLVRSFPYLLFVITLIPVTRFIIGRAFGPVPASLPLSIVAVAIFARLVEQVLLDVPEEIRLLADSLGTSKWQYIWHFLLVEARSGIVLAYTTAAVSMVSYSTVMGIVGGGGVGDFAIRYGYQSYQTGIMYFAIVVMVVIVFIIQMLGNFIARKLDKRK; encoded by the coding sequence ATGACACTCATAGAAAATATTCAGTATTATTTACCAGAATTTATCCTATCATTGAAACAAACAGGAACGATGATGGGAATTTCAATGTCCTCATGTTTGTTATTTGGGTTACCATTGGGAGTAGCTTTATTCTTATCTAATCCGAATATCAAAGGAAGTCAACCAGCTAGTTATTGGGTATTAAACTTTTTAATTACCCTTGTGCGCTCATTTCCATATTTATTATTTGTGATTACCTTGATTCCAGTGACGCGTTTTATTATTGGTCGGGCATTTGGTCCGGTCCCTGCATCACTACCACTAAGTATTGTTGCTGTCGCAATTTTTGCTCGCTTAGTTGAGCAAGTATTATTAGATGTTCCTGAAGAAATTCGTTTATTGGCTGATTCATTGGGAACATCTAAATGGCAATATATTTGGCATTTTTTATTGGTTGAAGCTAGAAGCGGCATTGTACTCGCGTATACAACGGCTGCTGTCAGCATGGTCTCTTATTCCACTGTCATGGGGATTGTTGGCGGTGGAGGTGTCGGAGATTTTGCCATTCGTTATGGGTACCAAAGTTATCAAACCGGAATTATGTACTTTGCAATCGTCGTGATGGTTGTCATCGTATTTATTATTCAAATGCTGGGAAATTTTATTGCCCGCAAATTAGATAAAAGAAAGTAG